AATAATACGATTTTTAATATCTGAAGAGAGATCAACATTACGAAAGTTCATGTTAATTATTTTGACAAtaagataattatttaattaaataattactttaaaaaaataaaagaacataaactaaaaataaaaatatttttgtatattaaataaaactttattagGTAATTTTAAAGCACAACAGATGTTGAATTCGTTAAGGGTGTACTATTTATGGACcattaaaaattcattaattttttaaaatatatgtataattaaattcatttcgATTTTCTATAAAGTGAAAAATTCATTAAACTCTAAAACAgatataattcacaaaaaaataattaaataaatgtattattttagcAGATATAAGACTTTTTCGACAAAAAAACAAGGGGTGTACTATTTTTGGACCATACTGTAGTTGATCAAATAAATCACAATATTTTGTGCTGGTCTAAAAATAATCTAAAAGCGTTAGAATATTGATTCGAAAAACGATTAAAATAGCATAAAATTACATCGATTTCAGTCATCAGTAATTTCTAGTTTATAATTAAGTCAAAAAGGGAAAGTTGATCACTAGCTTTAATTTAAGCTTTCAAGTCAGACAAAGATTGATTTATCTACTAGAGTGCTCACACTCAGAACTgagttttaacaacaaaaatcattttaaaaactgaTTTAATCGAAATTAAAGACACCTTTATAAAatgatttatataataaaattattaattgataattgttATTTGATTATTAAACATTATCGTGTGGATTACCTAAGTGTATGTACTTAAATTAAATCACATTCAACATGAGTATGCAACCTAATCACACTCCATGTGAATCCGATCGGATGAGTATAATTGATTCGACTAGTGAAGTTGGAGAAAGTGATGCCAGCAGCATAGATGCTGCTTCTTTCCGAAGAATTCAAACCTCCCAACTCTCAAGAGAACAACTTATAAGAGAACTGGACACCATGTATGTTCTTTGCACACAATACAAGTCTGAAGCCAACTCTTATAAAATGTTATGTAAAAATTTGAGAGAGGAGAATAAAATGTGGCGGAAAAACAGCGTCGacattgtaaattatatttttttcgatTTTCTGTAGCAAGCTCGGGCTGAACAAGAAGGGGAGTTTATAAGCAATACTCTAATGAGGAAAATTCAGGATCTAAAGAAAGAtcaagaaaaaatttcaattcaataCGAAATGGAAGAAGAACGCCTAACAAATGAACTGaccagaaaaatagaaaaaatccgacaggaaaagaaagaacTTGAAGAGACGCTTGTAAAGGAACATAATAATCACGTCAATATACTCCAACGACATATTCGAAGTCTAGAGGCCCAGGCTGCTGTCAAAGAGTCAGCTCTCGATAAAGTAATCAATCTCATTAGAATAATTCAAAAtacttaaaaaattaattttgaatagcTCAGAAGAGATAAAATCGACTTGGAAAATGTATTGGAGAATGAACAAGAAGCACTGGTCAATAAATTATGCCGACGAATCGATAGGCTTGAGACAGAAAAGAAGTATTATAAAGAGGGTTAATATTTTTAGTGCACTCAGTAAACGAATAAGTGAAAAAACATCAATTACTGAAAGTGATAGCCGAGAAGCACCCTCTAGTAGTTTATCTGTCGAAAAATTATCTACAAAATATGTTGGGCTGCGTTCTGAATTGATTTCACTCCGCCAAAGATTGCATTCGCAAAGAAACATGGGAATTGAGAAAGTTAAACGGCTATCGAGAGAGGAAACTTTGCTGCGAACAAATAATCGTCGTCTTCGTCAAAAATCGGGTGATAACGAAAGAATAAGACGTTTGCTTATCTCTGAGAGTGAATCGAGTATGGACATGGACGATGACTCGTTTGTTGATTTGTTTTACTTTAGTTCACGCCCAGAGTTGTTGCGGACGTCAGCTAATTCAAATGAAAGGACTTCCCGTCCAAGCGAAGGGAACACCTTTACTGATTCATCTCGACCCGTATCTGtcttatttttagattttttaaattttcttagaCTTCACTTCAAAAAGATTCAAAAGTTGTGTTTAATCTTGGAAATATAAATGAGAATCCAGAAGAGGGTTCTGCTGAAAAGTCATAATTGTTTTTTTCAAATGATTAGTCTTTTCCTAGACAATAAGGATTAATTCTATGGAATttgtttaaatgataaaattaaatatatagaatttaatGGTAGTTCTAGTCAAAATCAATTAAATAGTTGATTGAATATTGTGATTAACATTGTGATTTAATAAACATTATTAGATTAAATAAACTTCTGCAGTACAATAAATCGAATTATTGATTTACAGATTTTCGTCACTTTTAATAGACCGCACAATAGAAAACCAAAGTTTGTTTCCtaataataaaattaaggaaATATCTCTTTCCCTAAATTAAAAAATTCTGACAAAtaagttattaaaaataattcacaAAGTAAAAATCACTGAAAGTTTGGCATTTTCAAATTTACAGactgattttcatatttaattctttttgaAACATTACCAAAATGTGTTGGTAATGTACCATTATTCTTATCATTTCCAACCGTTTTTTCAAACACGCTCTGAGTTGTCGTACAATCCAATTCAACGAATGAATCAGTCTTCCAAGTCGAATCATTAGACGAAGGACGGTCACTTTTCCCAGGCGGATCACCAACTGAAGAAAGCTCAGCATCTGGACACGGAGGCAGGTTTTTAGAATTATCCGACACGTTCGAATCAGCCGGAATAACTGAGAAAATTCCCCCAGTCAACTACAAAAAGAATCTTAAATAAACAGTTACTGTAAACATGAGTTGCTTCCTAACTTGAATAGGA
This genomic window from Octopus sinensis unplaced genomic scaffold, ASM634580v1 Contig08735, whole genome shotgun sequence contains:
- the LOC115227920 gene encoding coiled-coil domain-containing protein 6-like, with amino-acid sequence MSMQPNHTPCESDRMSIIDSTSEVGESDASSIDAASFRRIQTSQLSREQLIRELDTMYVLCTQYKSEANSYKMLCKNLREENKMWRKNSVDIQARAEQEGEFISNTLMRKIQDLKKDQEKISIQYEMEEERLTNELTRKIEKIRQEKKELEETLVKEHNNHVNILQRHIRSLEAQAAVKESALDKLRRDKIDLENVLENEQEALVNKLCRRIDRLETEKKYYKEG
- the LOC118761113 gene encoding uncharacterized protein LOC118761113 produces the protein MGIEKVKRLSREETLLRTNNRRLRQKSGDNERIRRLLISESESSMDMDDDSFVDLFYFSSRPELLRTSANSNERTSRPSEGNTFTDSSRPTSLQKDSKVVFNLGNINENPEEGSAEKS